The genomic region AAAGCCGGCAATGCCGGCGCCCTGCTCGACGCCGTCGATTCGAGATGGCGCGGCGATGCCGGCCTGCTGTTTGCGCGGATCGAATATCTGCGCAAACAGGACAAATATGCCGAGGCGGCGGCGCTCTTGGAGCAGATGCCGCCCGAGCGCAGCGAACTCGTCAATTCCGGCGAGTGGTGGAACGAGCAACGCATCGTCAGCCGCGGTCTCGTCGACCAGGGACAGTTCAAGCCTGCCTATCGCATCGTCGCAAACTACGCCGCAACCAGCCCGACCGATATCGTCGAGGCTGAATTCCATGCCGGATGGTATGCGCTGCGCGGCCTGCAGGATCCGGCAACAGCGGAAAAACACTTCCGCAAGATCCTCCAGACATCAAACGGACCAATCTCGGTTTCACGCGCCTGGTATTGGCTGGGACGAGCAGCGGAGGCCGGTGGTCCTGGCAAATCCAGCGAATTCTATGCGAAGGCTGCGACTTTTCCCGGCACCTTCTACGGCCAGCTCGCAGCGGAACGGCTGGGACGAAAGACGCTGAACGTTACCTATCCCTCGCCGAGCACGGTCGACCGGCAACGCTTCCAGGCGCGCGAAGCGGTGCAGGCGATCGCCCGGCTGGAGGCCGCCGGCCATGGATGGCGAGCCGACAGTCTCTATCTCGCGCTCGCCGATCAACTTCAGAGCCCCGGCGAACTGGCTGTGCTTGCGGCACAGGCCGAGCAATCCGGCGATCATCATCTGTCGCTGCAGATCGGCAAGATCGCCTATGGACGCGGCATCGATGTCGCAGCGCTCGCCTTTCCGGTCGGCGTCATCCCGGCGAACGCCAATATTTCAGGCTCCGGCAAGGCGCTTGCCTATGCCATCGCCCGGCAGGAAAGCGCCTTCAACCCGGCCGCCGTTTCGGCGGCGAACGCACGCGGTCTGCTGCAGCTTCTGCCGGGGACGGCCCAAGCGGTGGCCAAGCGCCACAACATCACCTATTCGAAGGATAAGCTGACGGCCGACGCCGGCTATAACGCGACGCTCGGCGCGCATTATCTCGGCGAGCAGATCGACGCCTTCGGCGGCTCCTACATCCTCACCTTCATCGCCTATAACGCCGGGCCAAAGCGGGTGCCGGAATGGATCGGCCGCTACGGCGATCCGCGCGGCAGATCGATCGACGAGATCGTCGACTGGATCGAGCGTATCCCCTTCCCCGAAACCCGCAACTACGTGCAGCGGGTGATGGAAAATTACGAGGTCTACAAGGCCCGCCTCGGCCAGCCGACCGATATCGAGCGCGACCTGATCGGCGGACGCAGCGCCTCCTGAAGCCGTTTGGCGCGGCCCGAAAACCAGGCTACATCTTCGGGATCAACAACTCTCGAGGGATGCGATGGCGGATACTTACGCAAGCGGTTTCCAGGAGCGATTTTACACGTCTTCCGACGGGCTGAAGCTTTATGCCCGCGACTATCGGCCGAACGACACGGCAAGCGCAGCACGGCTGCCGGTCATCTGCCTGCCCGGCCTGACCCGCAATACGCGGGATTTTCATCCGCTTGCGCTACTTCTCTCCCGGGACACGACAGCACCGCGGCGGGTCATCGCACTCGATACGCGCGGGCGGGGAAACTCGGCATGGGATGAAAACAAGGCAAACTACAATCTGGCCGTCGAGGCCGGTGACGTCGTCACCGCTTGCGCGGCCCTCGGCGTCGAGCGGGCAATCTTCATCGGTACGTCCCGAGGCGGGCTGATCCTGCATCTGATCGCGGCGACACGGCCGGATCTTCTCGAGGCCGTCATCCTCAATGATATCGGGCCTGTGGTCGAGGCCGAGGGGCTGGCGCGGATCCGCGATTATCTCAACGGCGGCAGAAGGCCTGAGGACTGGAACGCGGCGGCCGATATCGTGAAGGAAAATCATGGCGCGTCGTTTACCGCGCTGGACGAGGAAGACTGGCGCGAGATGGCGCTTGCCCTTTATCGCGATGTCGGCGGAAGACCGGTCGCCGATTTCGATCCGGCGATCGCGGAGGCGCTGAAATCGGTCGATCTCAGCCGGCCGCTGCCCGATCTCTGGGAGCAGTTCGAAAGCCTGAGACCATTTCCGCTGATGCTGATTCGCGGTGAAAATACGTCTCTGCTCTCAATGGAGACGGCCGACGAAATGGCCCGCCGGCATCCAAGCTTGATCCTGCAGACTGCCGAAGGACAAGGGCACGCGCCCCTTCTGCATCACGGCGATATCCCCACAGCCGTTCGAGCTTTTCTCGCCTCCTGCCGATAAAACGCGCCGCGTTAAAATTGATTCATACGACGCGCTTTCGCGTGTTGCTTTTATGCATGGCGTTATCTCGGGGCTGCGGCACACTTCCGGGCAACATGCATTTGCCTCATCGGAAGCCGGACAGCCGGCAAAGGTGCGATCCGCCCGATGCAAAAAGCCCGGCTCAGAGAGCCGGGCTTTCCCGATTGACCGAAGTCAGATCAGATTAGAACGAACGCTGCAGGCGGAAGTAGCCCGAGGTCGAGTCGTCGCCATCTTCCGGATCGAGGTACTGAACCGAAGCCTTGGCGTAGAAGTTGTCGACGATCTGGTAATCAACCGTCAGGCCAACCTTCCAAGCATTGCCGTCGTTGAAGTCGCCAGCGGTGACACCGTAGTTGTCGTAGTACTGGACACCAGGGGTGATCTTGAGCTTGTCGGTTGCCTTGATAGCGTATTCGGCAGCGATAGCCCATTCAGCCGCGTTGTAGTAGGCGTTCGGGTCGGTCGCGTAGACAGCTGCGAGGCCGAGCGTGCCGGGGCCGATGTCGACCGTACCCATTGCACGGATTGCACCTTCTTCATTGTCGACGTCATAGCCAGCAGTGATCTGGTAGCTGAAGGCACCAGCCTTGCCGCCAAGACCGACGGCAACGCCGACGTTGTTGGGGGTTTCGCCATTGTAGAAGGGGCCGTCTTCCAGCTCATCG from Rhizobium sp. BT03 harbors:
- a CDS encoding lytic transglycosylase domain-containing protein produces the protein MKKAVLILSAFGFIAAAWSSVASPLPGESTAMPAVKPLGFIPETAMPESITTGAIPRNPAIAPVNGDLKAGLDALSDKDPRLALSIRDNMGDGTLDRHILTWAIAVSGLKGVPSYEIASASQELKSWPGLSRLRAYSERALYDENPAPSAVLAAFGDTAPETMQGAVILGRALVATGKQAQAAKYIRKVWRGEALDKATEDKILIEFSALLTPADHKARMDYLMYRGRVAQAKRFGDMGQAQSLYKAWAAVDAKAGNAGALLDAVDSRWRGDAGLLFARIEYLRKQDKYAEAAALLEQMPPERSELVNSGEWWNEQRIVSRGLVDQGQFKPAYRIVANYAATSPTDIVEAEFHAGWYALRGLQDPATAEKHFRKILQTSNGPISVSRAWYWLGRAAEAGGPGKSSEFYAKAATFPGTFYGQLAAERLGRKTLNVTYPSPSTVDRQRFQAREAVQAIARLEAAGHGWRADSLYLALADQLQSPGELAVLAAQAEQSGDHHLSLQIGKIAYGRGIDVAALAFPVGVIPANANISGSGKALAYAIARQESAFNPAAVSAANARGLLQLLPGTAQAVAKRHNITYSKDKLTADAGYNATLGAHYLGEQIDAFGGSYILTFIAYNAGPKRVPEWIGRYGDPRGRSIDEIVDWIERIPFPETRNYVQRVMENYEVYKARLGQPTDIERDLIGGRSAS
- a CDS encoding alpha/beta fold hydrolase produces the protein MADTYASGFQERFYTSSDGLKLYARDYRPNDTASAARLPVICLPGLTRNTRDFHPLALLLSRDTTAPRRVIALDTRGRGNSAWDENKANYNLAVEAGDVVTACAALGVERAIFIGTSRGGLILHLIAATRPDLLEAVILNDIGPVVEAEGLARIRDYLNGGRRPEDWNAAADIVKENHGASFTALDEEDWREMALALYRDVGGRPVADFDPAIAEALKSVDLSRPLPDLWEQFESLRPFPLMLIRGENTSLLSMETADEMARRHPSLILQTAEGQGHAPLLHHGDIPTAVRAFLASCR